From the genome of Triticum aestivum cultivar Chinese Spring chromosome 3B, IWGSC CS RefSeq v2.1, whole genome shotgun sequence, one region includes:
- the LOC123072566 gene encoding disease resistance protein RPS2, with amino-acid sequence MAAHAPAPAPAGPTPGQLLGAVVNPPVALGLLVANKIWDPLADYIGYPCDRERRIDDHKQAVLRVIAMKDDFLLIGPCPPSLQSRHWIKCVEQLEKTFSEIQEKYLRGGYFNTCSCAREAIKETKRAEELAGQYKDLCIDIKARLLPVNVSQWEDLSLVTNSYKDLVIKFINDTSGKARLLGIWGMAGIGKSTLLRQVSKSRSEFISDGDDLIVLIVDTGSDYSVAKVQKCLIGLLGVTVAADVTEAGVALAISNRLRGMRFLVMFDDLSGPINLARIGIPDAPPASLKCQKVVFTTQKQAVCASMGADETIHMVCPSEIEAEKLFNHAVGADILKDKRISSLSQDAQDETQDAQQLLHVLQMVAIRGLSKLREVNLKTVGVSITSISISVCPALIDLSWIKDLINLEQLSVTQCRMLNKILSLDVVQQDTISMPKLKTVHLEGLEELTVIADLTLKLDNIVHFSVFLCSKLVGLPVVGERKPKVILDCDISFSDKILQDGNESPYSIRVA; translated from the exons ATGGCGGCACACGCTCCAGCGCCTGCCCCTGCGGG ACCAACACCGGGACAATTGTTAGGAGCTGTCGTTAATCCACCTGTTGCTCTTGGTCTTCTTGTCGCTAATAAAATCTGGGATCCGCTTGCCGATTACATTGGATACCCCTGTGACCGCGAGCGTCGCATCGATGACCACAAACAAGCAGTGCTGAGGGTGATAGCGATGAAGGATGATTTTCTTCTTATAGGGCCATGTCCCCCATCTCTTCAGTCAAGGCACTGGATCAAATGTGttgaacaattggagaagacattTTCAGAAATCCAGGAAAAGTATCTCAGGGGCGGTTACTTCAACACATGCTCGTGTGCTAGAGAAGCCATCAAAGAAACGAAGCGGGCTGAAGAACTTGCAGGTCAGTACAAAGACCTCTGCATAGACATAAAAGCTAGACTACTCCCTGTCAATGTGTCACAGTGGGAAGATTTGTCCCTTGTTACTAATTCATACAAGGATTTGGTGATTAAGTTCATCAATGACACAAGTGGAAAGGCCAGGTTGCTGGGCATCTGGGGTATGGCGGGTATTGGAAAGTCTACTTTGTTGAGACAGGTTTCAAAGTCCCGCTCTGAGTTCATTTCTGACGGGGATGATTTGATTGTGTTAATTGTTGACACTGGTTCAGACTACTCAGTTGCTAAGGTGCAGAAGTGTCTGATTGGACTTCTAGGAGTAACAGTAGCAGCTGATGTTACTGAAGCTGGTGTTGCGCTGGCTATTTCTAACCGTCTCAGGGGGATGCGCTTTCTGGTCATGTTTGATGATCTTTCTGGTCCTATCAACCTTGCTCGAATTGGCATACCAGATGCCCCTCCAGCTAGTCTTAAATGCCAGAAAGTTGTGTTCACTACACAAAAACAAGCAGTCTGTGCGTCAATGGGTGCTGATGAAACCATACACATGGTTTGTCCAAGCGAGATAGAGGCAGAAAAACTGTTCAATCATGCCGTGGGAGCAGACATTCTGAAAGATAAAAGGATATCTTCCCTTTCTCAAGATGCGCAGGATGAGACTCAAGATGCGCAGCAACTACTCCATGTCCTTCAAATGGTTGCAATAAGAGGTTTATCAAAACTCAGAGAAGTTAATCTCAAAACCGTGGGTGTGAGCATCACATCAATCAGTATATCTGTCTGTCCTGCACTAATTGATTTGTCATGGAtcaaggatctcatcaaccttgagcaacttTCCGTCACTCAGTGCAGGATGTTAAACAAAATACTGTCTCTGGATGTAGTACAGCAAGACACAATCAGTATGCCAAAACTCAAGACTGTTCACCTAGAGGGATTGGAGGAGCTTACAGTCATAGCTGATTTAACCCTTAAATTGGATAATATTGTGCATTTTTCAGTGTTCTTGTGCAGCAAGTTAGTTGGCTTACCTGTGGTGGGCGAGCGCAAACCAAAAGTTATACTGGACTGCGATATAAGTTTCTCTGATAAAATTTTGCAAGATGGCAACGAGTCTCCTTACAGCATAAGAGTGGCTTG A